ACTGTTGTTTATGCAAACATGGGGCAAACGGGTACTGGAGTCGGCGGTTTTGGAAACACGGTAATCATTAAAGACAATGACAATCATCTACATATGTACGCACACCTCAGAGATTACTGTGTCTCAGTTGGACAGTTCGTTGATCGTGGTCAGGTAATCGGACGGCAAGGTAACACAGGAAAATCTACAGGACAACACCTGCATTTTGAGGTTCGGAAGAATGGTCCGAGTTTTGGCTTTGGAAACCACGTTCATCCGGTTAAGTACGTCGATGATTTCTATGCGAAGGATTGTTCACAACCGGAGAAAAAACCTGTTGATAGCCCTGTGGATATAGTGTCCGTCGAGATCAATGGAACACTGCTGCCAGTCCAAGGCTACCTCAAAGACGGCGTTTCTACCCTGCCTGTACGAGTGGTAGCAGAGGCCGTAGGTGTCACACCAGGATGGTGCCCAGACAACAAGGCCGTGACAGTCAACGGCAAGCAGTTGACAGTGACTATCGAAGCAGGAGCATCTTACGCAGCAGCTCGTGAGCTGGCTGCCGCGCTTTGTCTGCAGGTTGAGTGGGATGGAAGTACAAATACAGTAATACTGAGAGGATGAGTTTCATGGATCAAACAAACAAAAAGAAACAGGGAATTTTGATGATCGTCGGTGGCGTTCTTGCGATTGTTGGAGCAGGCTACGGGTTACTGACAGATGAACAAACCCATGCGATCCAGCAGGCTCTTGAGATACTTCTAGCAGCGTTTTAAATGCAACAGCCCTCCTTCCGGATAAACGGGGGAGGGCTTTTTTATGTTTTGTTATGTGGTATTATTGTGAAAAAAAGGAAGAAGGATAACATTCGTGAAAAAATTTCTAATTGCATGTGTAGCGTCGCTCCTCCTGCTATCTGGTTGTGGTGGGGGTACACATGACACCGAAAAGAAACTGGCAGTCGAGTACGTTAATGTAATGCTTCAAGGGAACGATGAAGAAGCAAAGAAGACGTTCATACAAAACAACGTACTTCCAGAGGCTCAACCGATTATGACTTTGGCAATGAACATGCAAAGTGATAAATCAAACGTCATCAGTGAACCAGAAGTAGTGGATGCTGTGGCGCAAGAAAAAGGTGTTATTGTTCTCTTACGCGGTAAAAAGGGAGACGGAAGCGAGACAGAACAATTGGTCGTTTTTG
This genomic stretch from Brevibacillus sp. DP1.3A harbors:
- a CDS encoding peptidoglycan DD-metalloendopeptidase family protein is translated as MIPLMKEYRVTSPYGPRKSPLNGKQEFHTGIDLVKPAYANIQAFVAGTVVYANMGQTGTGVGGFGNTVIIKDNDNHLHMYAHLRDYCVSVGQFVDRGQVIGRQGNTGKSTGQHLHFEVRKNGPSFGFGNHVHPVKYVDDFYAKDCSQPEKKPVDSPVDIVSVEINGTLLPVQGYLKDGVSTLPVRVVAEAVGVTPGWCPDNKAVTVNGKQLTVTIEAGASYAAARELAAALCLQVEWDGSTNTVILRG